In one window of Henckelia pumila isolate YLH828 chromosome 1, ASM3356847v2, whole genome shotgun sequence DNA:
- the LOC140876181 gene encoding uncharacterized protein isoform X2, producing the protein MGKSSKNSASKADAAPAKPSNKDAEDIIRNDNRKKRKKRKRSKKALVEENDGGVKTRKTFMKEKDGDCRDEQELKEGSCVVNTDKVKVSAEINPIDLNVRLGDENNGVKKDASAPKEPPATDNGHRDESENDHPKEEFDDGEPKTKKFKVSPSGTIIRAESNSKASKEDGCLKVESSEEEPSKMQQVVEPVTVPVEDNSSEEISSEEDMAVSSDEEEASAAPVIPSNKAEDVIRNDNRKKRKKRKKALVEENDGGAKTNKMLMKEKDDDHRDEQELHEGSCVVNTDQVKVSAEINPIDSNPRLRDENSGVKKDASAPKETPATDNGHSRDKSENDHPKEEFDVGEPKAKKFKVSPSGALIQAESNSKASKEDGCLKEERSEEPSKMQQVVESVTVPVEDNSSEEIYSEEDMAVSSDEEEAGAAPVKPSNKAEEVIRNDNRKKRKKRKKALVEENGGGAKTNKMLMKEKDDDHRDEQELQLEEGSCVVNTGQVKVSAEINPIDSNPRLRDENSGVKKDASAPKETPATDNGHSRDKSENDHPKEEFDVGEPKAKKFKVSPSGALIQAESNFKASKEDGCLKEERSEEPSKMQQVVESVTVPVEDNSSEEIYSEEDMAVSSDEEEAGAAPVKPSNKAEEVIRNDNRKKLKKRKKALVEENGGGAKTNKMLMKEKDDDHRDEQELQALEKLNGKALVGSPVRLQLAKEEKVQSFRKDGRAQRQTIFVCGFNKDDGEDQVRSALQDHFGSCGEITRVSIPRNNEGGVRGIAYIDFKDYNAYNQALAFDRSVFRKNTLTVEAANPRDNGFDGGSRGGWRGGQGSGGRISGHQRGGRTGQGDFTGGGLGGPGHGRAAPGGS; encoded by the exons ATGGGTAAATCTTCCAAAAATTCAGCCTCCAAG GCCGATGCTGCTCCCGCAAAGCCCTCGAATAAAG ACGCCGAGGACATTATAAGAAATGATAATCGGAAGAAGCGTAAGAAGCGGAAGAGGAGTAAGAAGGCCTTGGTTGAAGAAAACGATGGTGGAGTCAAGACTAGGAAGACGTTCATGAAGGAGAAAGATGGCGATTGTAGGGATGAGCAAGAGCTAAAG GAAGGTTCATGTGTCGTGAACACTGACAAGGTCAAGGTATCTGCCGAGATTAACCCCATAGATTTGAACGTCAGATTGGGAGATGAGAATAATGGTGTGAAGAAAGATGCCAGTGCACCTAAGGAGCCGCCCGCAACCGATAATGGCCATAGAGATGAAAGTGAGAATGATCATCCGAAAGAGGAATTTGATGATGGGGAACCTAAAACGAAAAAGTTCAAAGTTTCA CCCTCTGGAACTATTATTCGGGCGGAATCAAATTCTAAAGCTTCAAAAGAAGATGGGTGTCTCAAAGTAGAAAGTTCTGAGGAGGAACCTTCAAAAATGCAACAAGTGGTGGAG CCAGTTACTGTTCCAGTAGAGGATAATAGTTCGGAGGAGATATCTTCCGAAGAAGATATGGCAGTATCTTCGGATGAAGAAGAG GCCAGTGCTGCTCCCGTAATTCCCTCGAATAAAG CCGAGGACGTTATAAGAAATGATAATCGGAAGAAGCGTAAGAAGCGGAAGAAGGCCTTGGTTGAAGAAAACGACGGTGGAGCTAAGACTAACAAGATGCTTATGAAGGAGAAAGATGACGATCATAGGGATGAGCAAGAACTACAT GAAGGTTCATGTGTCGTGAACACTGACCAGGTCAAGGTATCTGCCGAGATTAACCCCATAGATTCGAACCCCAGATTGAGAGATGAGAATAGTGGTGTAAAGAAAGATGCCAGTGCTCCTAAGGAGACGCCTGCAACCGATAATGGCCATAGTAGAGATAAAAGTGAGAATGATCATCCGAAAGAGGAATTTGATGTTGGGGAGCCTAAAGCGAAAAAGTTCAAAGTTTCA CCCTCTGGAGCTCTTATTCAGGCGGAATCAAATTCTAAAGCTTCAAAAGAAGATGGGTGTCTCAAAGAAGAAAGATCAGAAGAACCTTCAAAAATGCAACAAGTGGTGGAG TCAGTTACTGTCCCAGTAGAGGATAATAGTTCGGAGGAGATATATTCTGAAGAAGATATGGCAGTATCTTCAGATGAAGAAGAG GCCGGTGCTGCTCCCGTAAAGCCCTCAAATAAAG CCGAGGAAGTTATAAGAAATGATAATCGGAAGAAGCGTAAGAAGCGGAAGAAGGCCTTGGTTGAAGAAAACGGCGGTGGAGCTAAGACTAACAAGATGCTTATGAAGGAGAAAGATGACGATCATAGGGATGAGCAAGAACTACAG CTTGAGGAAGGTTCATGTGTCGTGAACACTGGCCAGGTCAAGGTATCTGCCGAGATTAACCCCATAGATTCGAACCCCAGATTGAGAGATGAGAATAGTGGTGTAAAGAAAGATGCCAGTGCACCTAAGGAGACGCCTGCAACCGATAATGGCCATAGTAGAGATAAAAGTGAGAATGATCATCCGAAAGAGGAATTTGATGTTGGGGAGCCTAAAGCGAAAAAGTTCAAAGTTTCA CCCTCTGGAGCTCTTATTCAGGCGGAATCAAATTTTAAAGCTTCAAAAGAAGATGGGTGTCTCAAAGAAGAAAGATCAGAAGAACCTTCAAAAATGCAACAAGTGGTGGAG TCAGTTACTGTCCCAGTAGAGGATAATAGTTCGGAGGAGATATATTCTGAAGAAGATATGGCAGTATCTTCAGATGAAGAAGAG GCCGGTGCTGCTCCCGTAAAGCCCTCAAATAAAG CCGAGGAAGTTATAAGAAATGATAATCGGAAGAAGCTTAAGAAGCGGAAGAAGGCCTTGGTTGAAGAAAACGGCGGTGGAGCTAAGACTAACAAGATGCTTATGAAGGAGAAAGATGACGATCATAGGGATGAGCAAGAACTACAG GCCCTCGAAAAATTGAACGGTAAAGCCTTAGTGGGTAGTCCAGTGAGACTTCAGCTTGCAAAAGAGGAAAAGGTACAGTCATTCCGAAAAGATGGTAGAGCTCAAAGGCAAACAATATTTGTTTGTGGGTTTAATAAAGATGATGGTGAAGATCAG GTTAGGAGTGCTCTGCAAGATCATTTTGGTTCCTGTGGTGAAATTACCAGAGTATCTATTCCTCGAAATAACGAGGGTGGTGTTAGGGG GATAGCTTATATCGACTTTAAGGACTATAATGCCTACAACCAGGCTCTGGCATTCGATAGATCTGTATTTCGCAAGAATACTTTGACAGTGGAGGCGGCAAATCCTAGGGACAATGGTTTTGACGGCGGCAGCAGAGGTGGTTGGCGTGGCGGACAGGGTTCTGGTGGTAGAATTAGTGGTCATCAACGTGGTGGTCGCACAGGACAAGGAGACTTTACTGGTGGTGGGCTAGGAGGTCCTGGTCACGGCCGTGCAGCTCCAGGGGGCAGCTAG
- the LOC140876181 gene encoding uncharacterized protein isoform X5: MKEKDGDCRDEQELKEGSCVVNTDKVKVSAEINPIDLNVRLGDENNGVKKDASAPKEPPATDNGHRDESENDHPKEEFDDGEPKTKKFKVSPSGTIIRAESNSKASKEDGCLKVESSEEEPSKMQQVVEPVTVPVEDNSSEEISSEEDMAVSSDEEEASAAPVIPSNKAEDVIRNDNRKKRKKRKKALVEENDGGAKTNKMLMKEKDDDHRDEQELHFQEGSCVVNTDQVKVSAEINPIDSNPRLRDENSGVKKDASAPKETPATDNGHSRDKSENDHPKEEFDVGEPKAKKFKVSPSGALIQAESNSKASKEDGCLKEERSEEPSKMQQVVESVTVPVEDNSSEEIYSEEDMAVSSDEEEAGAAPVKPSNKAEEVIRNDNRKKRKKRKKALVEENGGGAKTNKMLMKEKDDDHRDEQELQLEEGSCVVNTGQVKVSAEINPIDSNPRLRDENSGVKKDASAPKETPATDNGHSRDKSENDHPKEEFDVGEPKAKKFKVSPSGALIQAESNFKASKEDGCLKEERSEEPSKMQQVVESVTVPVEDNSSEEIYSEEDMAVSSDEEEAGAAPVKPSNKAEEVIRNDNRKKLKKRKKALVEENGGGAKTNKMLMKEKDDDHRDEQELQALEKLNGKALVGSPVRLQLAKEEKVQSFRKDGRAQRQTIFVCGFNKDDGEDQVRSALQDHFGSCGEITRVSIPRNNEGGVRGIAYIDFKDYNAYNQALAFDRSVFRKNTLTVEAANPRDNGFDGGSRGGWRGGQGSGGRISGHQRGGRTGQGDFTGGGLGGPGHGRAAPGGS, from the exons ATGAAGGAGAAAGATGGCGATTGTAGGGATGAGCAAGAGCTAAAG GAAGGTTCATGTGTCGTGAACACTGACAAGGTCAAGGTATCTGCCGAGATTAACCCCATAGATTTGAACGTCAGATTGGGAGATGAGAATAATGGTGTGAAGAAAGATGCCAGTGCACCTAAGGAGCCGCCCGCAACCGATAATGGCCATAGAGATGAAAGTGAGAATGATCATCCGAAAGAGGAATTTGATGATGGGGAACCTAAAACGAAAAAGTTCAAAGTTTCA CCCTCTGGAACTATTATTCGGGCGGAATCAAATTCTAAAGCTTCAAAAGAAGATGGGTGTCTCAAAGTAGAAAGTTCTGAGGAGGAACCTTCAAAAATGCAACAAGTGGTGGAG CCAGTTACTGTTCCAGTAGAGGATAATAGTTCGGAGGAGATATCTTCCGAAGAAGATATGGCAGTATCTTCGGATGAAGAAGAG GCCAGTGCTGCTCCCGTAATTCCCTCGAATAAAG CCGAGGACGTTATAAGAAATGATAATCGGAAGAAGCGTAAGAAGCGGAAGAAGGCCTTGGTTGAAGAAAACGACGGTGGAGCTAAGACTAACAAGATGCTTATGAAGGAGAAAGATGACGATCATAGGGATGAGCAAGAACTACAT TTTCAGGAAGGTTCATGTGTCGTGAACACTGACCAGGTCAAGGTATCTGCCGAGATTAACCCCATAGATTCGAACCCCAGATTGAGAGATGAGAATAGTGGTGTAAAGAAAGATGCCAGTGCTCCTAAGGAGACGCCTGCAACCGATAATGGCCATAGTAGAGATAAAAGTGAGAATGATCATCCGAAAGAGGAATTTGATGTTGGGGAGCCTAAAGCGAAAAAGTTCAAAGTTTCA CCCTCTGGAGCTCTTATTCAGGCGGAATCAAATTCTAAAGCTTCAAAAGAAGATGGGTGTCTCAAAGAAGAAAGATCAGAAGAACCTTCAAAAATGCAACAAGTGGTGGAG TCAGTTACTGTCCCAGTAGAGGATAATAGTTCGGAGGAGATATATTCTGAAGAAGATATGGCAGTATCTTCAGATGAAGAAGAG GCCGGTGCTGCTCCCGTAAAGCCCTCAAATAAAG CCGAGGAAGTTATAAGAAATGATAATCGGAAGAAGCGTAAGAAGCGGAAGAAGGCCTTGGTTGAAGAAAACGGCGGTGGAGCTAAGACTAACAAGATGCTTATGAAGGAGAAAGATGACGATCATAGGGATGAGCAAGAACTACAG CTTGAGGAAGGTTCATGTGTCGTGAACACTGGCCAGGTCAAGGTATCTGCCGAGATTAACCCCATAGATTCGAACCCCAGATTGAGAGATGAGAATAGTGGTGTAAAGAAAGATGCCAGTGCACCTAAGGAGACGCCTGCAACCGATAATGGCCATAGTAGAGATAAAAGTGAGAATGATCATCCGAAAGAGGAATTTGATGTTGGGGAGCCTAAAGCGAAAAAGTTCAAAGTTTCA CCCTCTGGAGCTCTTATTCAGGCGGAATCAAATTTTAAAGCTTCAAAAGAAGATGGGTGTCTCAAAGAAGAAAGATCAGAAGAACCTTCAAAAATGCAACAAGTGGTGGAG TCAGTTACTGTCCCAGTAGAGGATAATAGTTCGGAGGAGATATATTCTGAAGAAGATATGGCAGTATCTTCAGATGAAGAAGAG GCCGGTGCTGCTCCCGTAAAGCCCTCAAATAAAG CCGAGGAAGTTATAAGAAATGATAATCGGAAGAAGCTTAAGAAGCGGAAGAAGGCCTTGGTTGAAGAAAACGGCGGTGGAGCTAAGACTAACAAGATGCTTATGAAGGAGAAAGATGACGATCATAGGGATGAGCAAGAACTACAG GCCCTCGAAAAATTGAACGGTAAAGCCTTAGTGGGTAGTCCAGTGAGACTTCAGCTTGCAAAAGAGGAAAAGGTACAGTCATTCCGAAAAGATGGTAGAGCTCAAAGGCAAACAATATTTGTTTGTGGGTTTAATAAAGATGATGGTGAAGATCAG GTTAGGAGTGCTCTGCAAGATCATTTTGGTTCCTGTGGTGAAATTACCAGAGTATCTATTCCTCGAAATAACGAGGGTGGTGTTAGGGG GATAGCTTATATCGACTTTAAGGACTATAATGCCTACAACCAGGCTCTGGCATTCGATAGATCTGTATTTCGCAAGAATACTTTGACAGTGGAGGCGGCAAATCCTAGGGACAATGGTTTTGACGGCGGCAGCAGAGGTGGTTGGCGTGGCGGACAGGGTTCTGGTGGTAGAATTAGTGGTCATCAACGTGGTGGTCGCACAGGACAAGGAGACTTTACTGGTGGTGGGCTAGGAGGTCCTGGTCACGGCCGTGCAGCTCCAGGGGGCAGCTAG